The sequence below is a genomic window from Cicer arietinum cultivar CDC Frontier isolate Library 1 chromosome 6, Cicar.CDCFrontier_v2.0, whole genome shotgun sequence.
TACAAATTTGATTTTGTATGAGCATTGCACCTTCTGAAGCAAAGCTTGAACATCTACTCCAGAGTTGATTAGTACGTAACAAAGAGTGAAAGAGATCAATGACAGAGTGATGGAGGTGGCTAGGTAAGCTCCTCCATATTTTGCCAGCAACTCCTTGGCTTGATCACCTTTCGATTTTTGTTGTCCCCCTTCTTCCTTTGAGCTGAAAATCTGCAAAAGaccataattttcattttaaatagaATGAAAAAGGCGGCTTTTAGTTGCAGAAGTGTCTTTTATGGTTTACAAAAGACAAATGTTTAAAAATCGTCCATAAATCTAACAATGACCAACGTCACTCAAAAATTAGATTCTCGTGAATAGTGTCTCAAAATTCAACTTATATTTGTTTTTGCTTGTTTTTGTCAAATGATCCCTGATTAGACCATTGTCTCAACTGTCTCAACCATAATGTAAGTGAACCGGGAATCATAAACTTCTACTTAAAAGCGGAGATGTCAATCATCCTCAAAGTTTTGAGATATTTTCCAGCATGTCCACCATAGAATTAACTATGGAACATTCgttgaaagagaaaatgtatagaaaacctaaaataaaattcaagggtaaacacaaaaaaaaacttCGATTCAAGTGGCACATCTTTGTAGTAAACGCAACATTTAATCTGAGACAGCCCAAATGGAATTTGACAAGCAAAACTTGTCATTTTTGGCTCACTTGTTCAAAACCATTTTTTCACCCAGAAGCTTTGTTTTCTTTCCCCAAACTTTCAGCAACAAAATAACATCTTGAAATATCCTTTGCATATACACTTTTAACTTCCTCTAACCTCAACCCAAATCGGGCAATTCTATTTACAACAGATTTATAAAGTAGGAAACAATACACTTATTTGCATTTAAAGCAAGAAAAATAGTTAACTTACTACCAAATGTTACATAAACAGGAagccacaaaaaaaaaagagatttttcatttttggttATTGAAATTGAAAGTTTTTTATAACCACATAATCCTAGGATAAGCCAAAATGGATAAGAGAAAGAAATGGGCACCTTCCAAAGACCAGCTTCAAGACCATACTTCTTGGTAACTTCCTCAGGTGAAGGTGGCTGTAAAGGGCTTTTGATTTCCTCAGTTTTCTCTTTAACAGCTCTAACTCTAAAGTTGAACTCTTTTACATGGGATTTGCGTGAGTGAATTGAAGCAACACTGCAAAATCTATAAGTCTCTTTGCTCATTAAAGAAACACAAGAAGGTGAAGGGAGAGACAGAAACGTTGTCATTGTTGGTTTGGCTCCTTTGAGAATATTATGTATCCAATTCAAAGcttatatgttgttttcataatCAAAATTGCATAAAGTTTTGTGTGAGCTAAGTTGAGCCAACAAAGAAAGATAGTAAATGATAATTATGCAATAAAATATCGGTTTATAATTAGCCGTGCTGTCCATTTTTACAACTTTGTATGTTCACATGTAACAATGGGAAAGGAAATTCTTCTTTGTCTAACGTAATGGGCTATCGAATATAAGCCCAAAGAAGAGGATGTGACTTGTAGCAACAACCATTAGTTGAGGAATGTACCGTACACTCCCTCTATTTTACTTCCCAcccccaattttttttattgaccaaTCTATCCTTTTtatcttatataaaattatgaaaaaaaatttaccacacTCTTTTTTCACCCCCACTTTCGAAAGTTATCCAAAAATTTTCactattcgaaagtttcaaatttttgaataatataaagtgagttttaattaatgttttcggaacttttgttaaaaatcaaaccttcatattgggagtatgttgatgcctctcaagaatctgcaaagcAACCATCTCAACGTTCTGCAAGGCAACCATCTCATTCATCACAGTATTCTGCAAAACAACCATTTTACACACATTTCCCTACTCTTATACATCTGTATATTGAGGAGATAATAGATGATGTGGCAgatggaaattgtgggtttCGCGTAATTGCAGCATTAATAGGTTGAATTGAAGAATCTTGGCCTTTAGTTCAAacacaattggataaagagattcGTCTACATCAAGACCTTTATGTTTTatcatttacattttatcatttacgTTATCATTTACGTTTTATCATTTACATTATCATTTACGTTTCATTATAGATTAAATATCCGGGCATACATAACACATTCGATAATctcaaaatatctcaaaatatccaAAATATCCAAAATCTCAAAATATTCAGGCATACATAACACATTCGCTAATCTTCGTACAAGAGGCTTAACTCACTTAATATGGTATGAATTTCACTAAATGGAGTTACCAAATTTATGGCCCTACGTACAAGCTCAGCTGCTCTACGGTCTCGCTCTGATGGACCAACATGTGTAGTAGCAGTATGTGCAGAAGATGATGGACCAGCATGTGCAGCAGTAGTATGTGGACTCAAAGGTGCAACAATGGATGGAGGGAGAATCAGAGGATGTGAAACACTAATGTACCATGCATAGTAGTCTGCAGTGACCTCTCCAGGAAAAGTTGCAACAGGATATAGTCTCCGAAAGACCTCTACAGCTGATCTCATAGTAGTCTGTCAGACCCAATCTATATTGTTCGGCATCGGAGGAACGTCACACGGAATGCACTGACGGATGATTAGCTCGATCATCATCATATTGTGTAAACACTACATCCTCGAGCAACAATGCATCAAGTCTCCGACGATATGCCATCAATCCACCTTCAACAATATGTTTTGCAGtccacctacatgctcttggaagatgTGCAAGAATCGCTCCTCTATAACCCCGCTTACAGATCCTAGGGAAGTGCTCATAAATCCAACACTGCaacataattaacataataaaataacacaacttaataattaaattaataattaaataaataaaagacacAACTTGATATAAATGATATACCTGTAGTAGGGTCATGTAACCTCCCAACTGTCGAGTGTCGTGGACAACTCCATCTCCCAGATTGTCATAAAGGAAAACCAATGTCGCGGAAGCCCACGAATAGTCCCGACAACgatgtaaatcaataaaaaaaaaagtaatgtatTTCGCCTCAACATGCGTATATGTTTTATCGGCAAAAATAGTGCAGTCAACTAAATGCAACAGATACGTTCTAACCGCACACTCAAACtggttagtttgaatgagacgacTATATAAATCACGCAACCATTGCAATCTATATTGGGCACATTTATTATAACTAATCTCAACACATGCTTCCTCCCatgttgcacctaagtactcatgtgcaACTCTTGCAGCATTATTAGTGTTCATATTCACAGGTGCATACAAAAATTTACCATGTGAAGGAGAGTCGCGACGTCGTTTAAAGTGATTgtcatctctccaaatggcagatgaaatgagctggtctctctatgccatctttcaacaaatgcGGATATCAGACCAACATCAGCCATAGTGAGGTAGCCGGAAGATAGATGCATCAGCTTAGATTCTTGAATCCAATGCTCTACAGGATCTGGCACAGGACCTTCGGCAAACTTCTTCAGCTTCAATCCGTGAGTAATAACTTTTAATGATCCACGATCCTGCGAGTAATTAcagaacaattaattaattaaataaacttaaataaacaattagttaaataaacacttaatattaattaaataaacttaaacatatatataaatatacaattaattaaataaacttaaacataaatataattaaacatatatataaatatataattaattaaataaacttaaacatacatataattaaacatttatataaatacaaaattaattaaataaatttaaacttaaacataaatataattaaacatatatataaatatacaattaattaaataaacttaaacataaatataattaaacatatatatatatatatataaatatacaattaattaaataaacttaaatataaataaacaaataattaaatataattaaaaataaattaacatatacCTCTCCTTCCCATAGCCTCCGAGCAACGTGATGCTCATATTGTGTCAACACACGTGTCACTGTCAATCCTTCAGGAAATCCGGTCTACTGATTCTGATCATCAATATCAGCAGCATCATCATAATTATTAGCATGTGCAGAAACATCATGAATATCATCAGCCTGCTCCATTTGTGGAGGCtgagggacatcctcctccatatgtGCATGCTCAGTAGACTCAACATCATCATCCTGGACCTCTTGTCTTCGACGACGTTGCCCAATTGGACGATTTGCTTCGTTGCGTCGTTTGTTTTATgctgttggtggaattctctctacACCATCACCTCTGTCACCTATCAAgttgcgaataatttggccAAACACACATCTCATTCTAGGCactgcaatatatcaatattaaaaacaaatggaaaaatatttaaaaaaaacctgaaaagcatttcgaaagtttcactggatatgaaactttcgaaaaccTTCGAAACTTTGCATGCATCTCAAACTTTTGAAACCTGttttttcgaaactttcaaaatgttCTAAAATTTtacgtttcgaaactttcaagtttaacgaaagtttcgaaagtttgataTTTTCTGGAAAAACtttgtttcgaaactttcacaCTTAACAAAACTTTCGAAAACTGCCTTACTTTTTGACTTTGAAGGTTTTAAAGTTTCGAAGTTTTGGTAGGGTGGGAGGTTCGAATATTTCAGAGTTTCGAAGAGATGAGtgaaaaaaggaaaatgaattttttttgaggTTTTTATAGATGAAACTAGAGGCAATATGGTCTTTTCCTTATGGTTGGGAGGTGGGAGGTAAAACAGGGGAGGTGCACGGTACAATTTCAACAccttattttcttaattttttttcctgtaTATTTATACATAACAAATTTACACCTATAACCTTTAAATTAGGTCTCAATCATGGatagatattttaatttcttttttcacaattaaattttttatgtctCAAAATATGcacactaaaataatttttttttaattaaaactagactatattacaaaaatatccACAGAGTTGTTAGACGACAAACATTGATGTGTCATTAATGCAATAAATAACTAGATACTAACTCGCGCGTTACACAgtagaatttaatatattactgaatataaaataatatgtaattttaaaataatgttaattttgttttacaataGAATATACTCAAGTGTTTATGTACTTAAAGATAAATAtagttttgaataattatatataagctagGTTTGCTTtagtaaaagaaaaagtaaaacattgttgactaatacaattcatgcaaaatatatttaaatgtggaattggtttattcaaactttttgatttcattgaagtggttcttctaataatatatttgttaaataattatgtatttctttattgttaaagttatacatttagctataatatttcttcattttatataatttatattagttttgaaacattagatttataaatttatgtacttttcacattttcaattttatattttcatcgtAACTCTGTCAATCTCACTGTCAATCTAAGTATGcactaaataatattatgtgctttgtgatatattataacattcattcatgagtgatagtttgttaaatcCAAAATGTTGAAATAATTCATTTGTGTgccttaaaattttcaaataattatttgacacggtcaagaaacttcaagagtggttaaaaaaaattatatacaaaaaaagtTTGTGAATGTTTAAACATAGAAAGTTTCGAGTGAATAATGAAATTGTTAGAAGTTATTTatttccaaatatttaatattattatttttttgtttcaattatgatttgtgtttttttaattataaaaagaaaaaatgttatggGAGACACATTCAACGTAGGGAAAAAAACTTATTTCCTATGCAATAATATTGAGTGAACatctattataataattaaaacagaaCCCCAAAATTCTTCATTGTGATGATTTGAAGATATTAgatgatttgtatttttttgtatgagttattgaaatgaaagttttgatgagtaATTAGAGCATTTTAAGTATATTGATTAGtcattgagtgataaattaaagctgaaattatataatatataaaataattgtatttggGCAAgtaaaaaataggctaaattacatttgtggtcctttaacttaatctcaggtaacgttttagtcatttatctttttttttttcccgacttggtcctttattttaattttaagtgacaatttgatattttatgttttaaaatttcaacaatgttatccttttttatacaaaaattcaaaaaaaaaatccaatcaaaactcataaaattaattatattcttcaatataatacaaattttatcaaattcgtaacgcaaatcttcaaataaactcatattttcatactttatttgatattgttaggaataaaggaccaagtcgggaaaaaaaaaagataaaggactaaaacgttacctgagattaagttaaaggaccacaaatgtaatttagcctaaaaaatatttgcattatatattgaagaaacaaaacataatgaaatagaagatgaatttggaatgtgCCACATCACAATTTTGGTGAGTTGACAAATATTGGAGGATGTGACATAGATGAAAATTTTTAgcgttatattttaattattataatagataatagatagtTTTATCTTTCCCATATTAATCTTTTAAGTTTCAATACATATCAACGGTAATTTTTCCttagaaaaaaaacttaaacaacCAATAGAAAATTTGAAGCCTATTTAAAGAATAACAAATGTAATCTTTCCTGATATATATCAACGattgtttaaatatatatttttttagattttggtcttccttttcttttgtataagaaacaaaaagagtttgtttgttttgttttatatgaataaagaaagaaaattacaaaagaaaattaggagatcatttttggcgtagtgagaTCAAGTGGAGAAGAACAATTTCAAGCACATGTTCACTAAATGGGTATATTTAGTGGTTGAAAATTGGACCCTTAACTGTTTGGCTAGAAATTGAATGTCTGACTAGTGTATAATATATTGAGAGGGATTAACTCATTAAATTGATGTGAGTTATATTGCAAATTAATTTATGCAGTTATATGTACAGATACCTTTATTTACccaaaaaataagtaaatttaaCTACTTCTACTTTATAAATAAGGTGACATTTAACATGGACGTACACTTGTTAAAGTGGCCTATAATGGTCAAATTCACTTTTGACATTAGATCAAACAACAGCACAAATTTTATTGTACTTTAGACAcaccatatctttttccacatTATCTTCAACCtcacaatttttctctcaaacaACACTATCACTGCTGCAAATGTTGTGAATCTTATATCTTTAAATTAGGAGTAACAATTTGATACGATCATCCATTATCCATCCAATCAATCAAACAATAAATTCATCAATtacataatataaattttaatggattgaatttaattcatcaaagcttttttcaaaattcaatgaaTCACTTAGtttgtttaataaaattcaatggattaaattttatatatatatatatatatatatatatatatatatcattttaagaaaatattatatatttgtttccattttttattataaaaatattttaaaattgttttttaattattttaaaactaattaattctaaaaatagttttatttattgtttttcaaaaactgtttttagaaaaatccaaattttcaaacgttatttttattactaatatcttcattatattttaaaaacagaatttaaataatgactttttttttttattataaaacataactttattaaaaaacagatattttcttaataaaaaaacatttttgtttcttctaaaataaaagctgaatttagtttttaaaataataatttattaatttaaataaggtGGTGATTGGCCGTGGTACCACCACACCGGACAGCCGTGGTGGCTGCCGAACATCACGTCTAGCCACCAtccatattatttaattattaattaataaatttattttctattttaaaaataatataaaaaactgtttttaaaaataattcaaatctaggacaaattttttttcagcttttgaatttgatgaaactttttatttaaattcttagattgtttgagattttatttgtcacaaaaatatttttctcaacaaagaatattaaatttaattattttaataattaaattattttgaaggaGAAGTAGTAAGTAATTTGCTTATAAACTTGTCATATCTCCCTAAAATTGCCTTCCCATCATGTTACAACTACCATCATACTCCTTCTtctcttttatttcaattttttttcttctttttttcaaaGAAGCTTCCAATCACAAAACGTTCAGCTGCAAATTTATTTCACTACTTGTATAGAATGCAAAAAATTAAGGAGCAATAGTTGATGTAAATATTTCTCCCCTCGTTTCTCTCAATCCCGTAAGCATGCATATAGaggaaaaagtgatttttttttttaatatattttttgttacattttttactttaatgTTGATTTTTTATCACTACTATGATTGTTATTAATGTTTAGGAAGTCAAAGGAAACATTTTcaactctttttcttttaaaaataaaaaattataagtaagaaagtaaaatgaaaatgtgttttttttttgttttggtgCTTTGCTAATATTGAAATTAGAGGAGTTAATAACttgataacaaaaaatgaaaCCAATCCCCCAAATTTTTTAGTAAGACCAAATATGGTGTGTCATAAtgtgaaaatttgatttttgtatgTGTTTGAGTAACGTAATaagctttttcaaataaatgagtatGAAATGACAATAAAAATTTTACTAGAGAGTTTAAGTTAGTAAAGTTAAGAAGACTTTTGCAAGCGTGTtggattatgttttttttttttttttttataattaaaatgacaacTAAATGTTAAGGTGTTTGGAAAgcaaagtaatatatttttttataacaaaactTCAAGTTGTGAAATGAGGAGGATTTTAAAGTAAGTGAGtgatttataaaagataaattaattagttttctTGAGTAATGTAACCTCgaagtaaattttataattccttatgtttatgtagttagctcattGAGTCTCGAAATGAATCAAGATTGTtgacaccgagttagcggtggagAAAACTctgaatattttatgtttgttggGTTGAAGTTTTTAAGAAAAGAGATAGGAACAAAAAGGTCACgccaaaatttttgaaataagttttgaaataaagtggtaaatgaattgttgtggtttattttaattcaaaagtatttgaGTAGTAGAAATTTTATGAACTTTAAAGAAGTTAGGAAAAAGTTCTCTTATGATTTTTAATGGtggtataaattaaaatttggattCTTTTAAAGTTTGAAACCATATTAGTTGTTGTCCTTCATTATTTAAGGTGTTTCAAACcagatttgaatttgaaattttttttaaagacattGATGAGTAAAATGGATTTTAGCcgattgatatatatatatatataaagagagttcaatttttttttaaaggttgaTTTTAAGTTTACTTTGTTATTAAGGTATTAAAGGTTTTTGTGAAAATACGGTTTCCACCTTTATAAATTGAACTAAAAAGTTTTAgacattgatatatatatatattatatgaacTATTCTCAAAGTCATGAAGTTTGGAATTTTGTTTCTTGAAGTTAAATTTCTtcataaatattgaaaatttaatatgtgttcaaattttgtatatcaagaaggTTTGAAAGAGAAATATTCACTTTACGAACAAAGTTTCAATCTTAAGTTTTgaagttaaaatttttaaattttatagtaaaGATGTTAGCTTTATGCTAAATTTTGAAGTTGAATAAAGTTcaatgattaattataattttggattttgataTGTGATTTTATTAGGAATGAAGATTTTAGTTGGAGACTTACTAGAAAATTGTGAACATAGAAAATATTTGGTGTTTATGTAAAAATGTGGTTTTTATGTGAAAGTTTATATGCAAAGCGTAATTAATAAAGATTAAGGTTTGAAAAatgtaaaattgaaagaatcaTGATTTTGAATATTTAGAATATTGGAACTCTTAGTATTtgagattattattattattattattattattatttttataagattt
It includes:
- the LOC101503973 gene encoding uncharacterized protein — its product is MTTFLSLPSPSCVSLMSKETYRFCSVASIHSRKSHVKEFNFRVRAVKEKTEEIKSPLQPPSPEEVTKKYGLEAGLWKIFSSKEEGGQQKSKGDQAKELLAKYGGAYLATSITLSLISFTLCYVLINSGVDVQALLQKVGITTDATGEKVGTFALAYAAHKAASPIRFPPTVALTPIVAGCIGGKVVKDK